The proteins below come from a single Bacillota bacterium genomic window:
- a CDS encoding mannosyltransferase family protein has product MEEGTQALPGRLRPGEAWGRIGLIAAAWAGSRLALSFIGWAASLRIPGGRPAQPWPLSQAPLLFTMWDRYDSQWYLEIARYGYFGFPVRSHYSPEAFFPLYPLLIGLGERLTGLPGAVLGVLLSNLFLLLGLILLDRLVARRLGERVALRTVLLLLLFPTSFYFSAIYTEALFLFATVAAFWAADRERWWWAGVAGAAAALTRNLGILLVLPLGWLALERYRSGPSLRRAAPLLLIPLAFALWAGFLWLESGDALRFVHAEAGWNRHLAAPWVGLATAVDRVVTPPPPAHWPLGVYVSGWRPQFAPLYSTIDGLAALAGLLLPFLGRRWGQPRAWALWALIGVLVPMSAPTLHSMTPLASMSRYLVVLFPVAVTLAQAAERRPWVEVALFSSLPLVQAFFFTLFTTWNWIA; this is encoded by the coding sequence ATGGAGGAAGGGACCCAGGCACTCCCCGGGCGGCTTCGCCCGGGTGAGGCGTGGGGGCGGATCGGCCTCATCGCCGCCGCCTGGGCCGGGTCGCGGCTGGCGCTCAGCTTCATCGGCTGGGCGGCCAGCCTCCGCATTCCGGGGGGCCGTCCGGCACAGCCCTGGCCGCTCTCCCAGGCGCCGCTCCTGTTCACCATGTGGGACCGGTACGACTCCCAGTGGTACCTGGAGATCGCGCGCTACGGCTACTTCGGCTTCCCGGTCCGGAGCCACTACTCGCCGGAGGCCTTCTTTCCCCTCTACCCCCTTCTGATCGGCCTGGGCGAGCGGCTGACGGGACTCCCCGGCGCGGTCCTGGGGGTGCTCCTCTCCAACCTCTTCCTGCTCCTGGGGCTGATCCTGCTCGACCGCCTGGTGGCGCGCCGGCTGGGCGAACGGGTGGCGCTCCGGACGGTCCTCCTGCTGCTGCTCTTCCCCACCTCCTTCTACTTCTCGGCGATCTACACCGAGGCGCTCTTCCTCTTCGCCACCGTGGCCGCCTTCTGGGCGGCGGACCGGGAGCGGTGGTGGTGGGCGGGGGTGGCGGGCGCGGCGGCGGCCCTGACGCGGAACCTGGGGATCCTCCTGGTGCTGCCGCTGGGATGGCTCGCCCTGGAGCGGTACCGGTCCGGGCCGAGCCTGCGCCGGGCGGCGCCCCTTCTCCTGATCCCGCTGGCCTTCGCGCTCTGGGCGGGCTTCCTCTGGCTGGAGAGCGGGGACGCGCTCCGCTTCGTCCACGCCGAGGCCGGCTGGAACCGGCACCTCGCGGCCCCCTGGGTCGGCCTGGCGACGGCGGTCGACCGGGTGGTGACGCCGCCGCCGCCCGCCCACTGGCCGCTGGGCGTCTATGTCAGCGGCTGGCGGCCCCAGTTCGCCCCGCTCTACAGCACCATCGACGGCCTCGCGGCGCTGGCGGGGCTGCTGCTGCCGTTCCTGGGCCGGCGCTGGGGGCAGCCCCGGGCGTGGGCGCTCTGGGCGCTGATCGGGGTCCTGGTGCCCATGTCGGCGCCGACGCTGCACTCCATGACGCCGCTGGCCAGCATGTCCCGCTACCTCGTGGTGCTCTTCCCCGTGGCGGTGACGCTGGCCCAGGCGGCCGAGCGCCGCCCCTGGGTGGAGGTGGCGCTCTTCTCCAGCCTGCCGCTGGTCCAGGCCTTCTTCTTCACGCTCTTCACGACCTGGAACTGGATCGCCTGA